The nucleotide sequence AGGTTTAAGGAAACAATATCAATTCCCAGGCTTGCGTTATCATTATGTGGTTTACGCATTGCTGTTTGGCATAGTTTTGGGTTTGATAACTGAAGTAATGCAGGTCTTTGTTTTCACAGGAAGGAGCGGAAATGTGTTTGATTTTGCAGCCAACACGATAGGTTGTTTTACAGGATGGGGCGCATACAGGTTATTTAATAGAAAATTAAGACATAAAAAGTAGAGACTAATAAAATTTATTGATATTTTAGCCAACGAATTCAGGATCATTCAAAATTAACAATTATGGATTCCAAGAAAACACCCAAAGCAGATCTTGAAAATAAAAAGATCATATTCAGGCAAATTGGCTTAATCGTTGCCCTTGCCGTCATTTTCCTGGCTTTTGAATGGAAAACCTTCGACAAAACCGTTGAAGGATTTGGCGACAGGATCTCGGAAGATGTTCAGGAAGAAATGGTAGAGATCACCATTCAGAAGAAACAACTGCAACCTCCGCCACCTCCGAAAAAAGTTGTAGTATTGAATCTTGTGGAAGACGACATTGAAGTTGAAGATGACATTCAGATTGACGTTGAGGCGGACCAGGACACCGAAATGGATGAATACGTTCCGGTAGAGGTTGACGAAGAAGAGGTTGAAGAGGAAGCTCCCATTTTCATTGTCGTTGAATCCATGCCAGAATTTCCGGGAGGGATAGAAAAGCTTTACGCGTATCTTGGGGCCAATATCAAATACCCACAGATGGCTCGTGAGAGCGGGATTCAGGGAACTGTTTACGTAACTTTCGTAGTAGAGCGTGATGGTTCCGTTTCCGACATAAAGGTTCTCAGGGGCATTGGTGGTGGATGTGATGAGGAGGCCATCCGTGTGATCCAGAGCATGCCAAAGTGGAATCCCGGAAAACAAAGGGGAAAGCCGGTACGTGTACAGTATAACCTGCCGGTACGCTTTATCCTTCAGTAAAAAGATAAACAAACATAAAACAAAAACCACCTGTCGGGCGACGGGTGGTTTTTTTGCGTCAATCAATAATTAGTTGCTTTTACGAGCATTTGGAGTTTCCACAGTGAGTACAAACCATACAACCCTCCTGGTATTGTAAGGTATCTGCTTCCCCGCAGGCCTCACAGATTTGCTTTTTGATTTTCGTACCGTTTGGTATGAATTTTTTTAGCGCTCTGACCACACCATTCTTCCATGTATTGATGGAGTCTTTTTCCAATTGGAGATTACCAACCAGATCCACGGCAAAGGGCAATGGCATTCCATGTCTCAGGATCCCGGAGATCAGCTTGGCATAATTCCAGTATTCCTTGTCAAACTGACGGGAAAGCCCTTCCATGGTTATTTTGTATCCGTCTTTATCCAGGAACTGAAAGTCGTAACGGTTTTTTCCGTTTTCCGTTTTATTCTTCAAAACCCATCCTTTGTCAACCCATTTTGGAAGAAAGAACCCTTCTTCCTTACCGGTGAATATTTCATAAGGTTTATTGTTCAGAAGCCCTACCACAGCGACCCATTTATCGTTATCATTATGAAATCTTACAATTTCAGCTTCCAGACTGCAGGGCCTTTTGGGTGCATTGGTTTCACGAAATTCATCCGGATTATCTTCCTTCTTTTTGTCTGAACTCACAAGCACGCCGCTTCTGGAACCATCACGATAGATGGTCATGCCTTTGCAACCACTTTCCCATGCGGTCATATAGATCTGACTTACCAGTTCCTCCGGAGTCTCCTCCGGAATGTTAACGGTAACACTGATGCTGTGATCAACCCATTTCTGGATGGAGCCTTGCATCTTCACTTTGCTGACCCAGTCGATATCGTTGGAAGTAGCCTGGAAATATGGCGACTTACGGATGATCTTCTGCAGGTCTTTGTCGTTCATCTGCTTGACCTTCTCAACGTTGTAACCGTTTACGCTAAGCCAAACTTCAAACTTCGGGTGGAAAACGTTATATTCTTCCCAGGCATCTCCGACTTCATCCACGAAGCTGACCGTCACATTTTTATCGTTGGGATTAACTTTTCTTCTCCGTTTGTATGCGATCATGAAAGCCGGTTCGATACCGGATGTTGTTTGGGTACAAATACTAACGCTGCCTGTTGGGGCGATGGTAAGCATGGCAATATTCCTGCGGCCGTATTTGAGCATGTTTTCATAAACCCTGGGTGCGGCTTCACGAATCCTGGAAATAAAAGGGTTATCTTTTTCCCTTTCGCTGTCGAAAACCGGAAAAGCTCCTCTTTCCCTGGCAAGCTTCACGGAAGAGCTATAAACTTCTATGGCAAGCAATTTATGGACTTCCGTAGCAAAACTGATGGCTTCCTCAGAGCCGTAGCGTGAGCTGAGGGCGGCAAGCATATCACCTTCGGCTGTAATTC is from Bacteroidota bacterium and encodes:
- a CDS encoding VanZ family protein, whose translation is GLRKQYQFPGLRYHYVVYALLFGIVLGLITEVMQVFVFTGRSGNVFDFAANTIGCFTGWGAYRLFNRKLRHKK
- a CDS encoding energy transducer TonB, which encodes MDSKKTPKADLENKKIIFRQIGLIVALAVIFLAFEWKTFDKTVEGFGDRISEDVQEEMVEITIQKKQLQPPPPPKKVVVLNLVEDDIEVEDDIQIDVEADQDTEMDEYVPVEVDEEEVEEEAPIFIVVESMPEFPGGIEKLYAYLGANIKYPQMARESGIQGTVYVTFVVERDGSVSDIKVLRGIGGGCDEEAIRVIQSMPKWNPGKQRGKPVRVQYNLPVRFILQ